From Gloeocapsa sp. PCC 73106, one genomic window encodes:
- a CDS encoding response regulator transcription factor, with the protein MIKFQDCEKYLRNLDPNSSISVIDVFNSHDREFIILSFLEKDWEEVLNLLGLTHQEVFVFQVAGHSCAIAELATDFSENESQIADLLTPRELQIATLIALGRVNKQIAKQLKISEWTVATYVRRIFDKLGVDSRAAMVYRCYSLIHELSSQFAPIYSQEQEVVASVRQEQHR; encoded by the coding sequence ATGATTAAATTTCAAGATTGCGAAAAGTATTTAAGAAACTTAGATCCAAATAGTTCTATATCAGTTATTGATGTATTTAACAGTCACGATCGCGAGTTTATCATCTTAAGTTTTTTGGAAAAAGATTGGGAAGAAGTGCTCAATCTCTTAGGCTTAACTCATCAAGAAGTATTTGTGTTTCAAGTAGCCGGTCACAGCTGTGCTATCGCAGAGTTAGCTACAGATTTTAGTGAAAACGAATCCCAAATAGCCGATTTATTAACTCCCCGAGAACTACAAATTGCTACTTTGATTGCCTTAGGTCGAGTCAACAAACAGATAGCCAAACAGCTAAAAATTAGTGAATGGACAGTGGCAACTTATGTACGCCGTATTTTTGATAAGCTCGGAGTAGATAGTAGAGCGGCAATGGTGTATCGTTGTTATTCCCTGATTCACGAACTATCAAGCCAGTTTGCCCCTATATATTCCCAAGAACAAGAAGTAGTGGCTTCAGTGAGACAAGAGCAGC